In Populus nigra chromosome 1, ddPopNigr1.1, whole genome shotgun sequence, one genomic interval encodes:
- the LOC133680365 gene encoding U2 small nuclear ribonucleoprotein A'-like — translation MVRLTADLIWKSPHFFNAIKERELDLRGNKIPVIENLGATEDQFDTIDLSDNEIVKLENMPYLNRLGTLIINNNRITRINPNIGEYLPKLHTLVLINNRLVNLAEIDPLASLPKLHFLSLLDNNITKKPNYRLYVIHKLKSLRVLDFKKVKGKERAEAEHLFASKEVEEEARRESVKTFTPGEVPNVLEVTEEQQAPKVVAPTPDQIIAIKAAIVNSQTLEEVARLEKALNSGQLPADLKILDGTGSNSVKEQDDKMATDNQNEAEPNNLEEQKDNEATPMEQE, via the exons ATGGTGAGACTGACAGCCGACTTGATTTGGAAAAGCCCTCATTTCTTCAATGCCATCAAGGAGCGCGAATTGGATCTTCGAG GTAACAAGATTCCTGTAATCGAAAACCTGGGTGCTACTGAG GACCAATTTGATACCATCGATTTGTCTGACAACGAGATTGTCAAGCTTGAAAACATGCCCTATCTTAATCGGCTGGGCACTTTGATAATCAACAACAACAGAATTACCCGTATCAATCCTAACATTGGAG AGTACTTGCCAAAACTTCACACGTTAGTTCTTATAAACAATAGGCTTGTCAATTTGGCAGAGATTGATCCTCTTGCTTCTCTTCCAAAGCTGCATTTCCTTAGTCTTTTGGATAATAACATCACCAAAAAGCCAAATTATAGGCTCTATGTGATTCACAAACTAAAATCACTCCGGGTTCTTGATTTTAAGAAAGTCAAAGGCAAG GAGAGAGCGGAAGCAGAACATTTGTTTGCATCCAAAGAGGTTGAAGAAGAGGCTAGAAGGGAATCTGTCAAGACATTCACTCCAGGTGAGGTTCCGAATGTTTTAGAAGTTACCGAGGAACAACAGGCTCCTAAAGTGGTTGCCCCCACACCAGATCAGATTATAGCAATCAAG GCTGCCATTGTCAATTCCCAGACTCTTGAAGAAGTTGCAAGACTCGAGAAG GCATTGAACTCAGGTCAACTTCCTGCAGATCTTAAAATTTTGGATGGTACTGGGTCAAATAGTGTCAAAGAACAAGATGACAAAATGGCTACTGATAATCAAAATGAGGCTGAACCAAACAATTTGGAGGAACAGAAGGATAATGAAGCCACGCCTATGGAACAG GAATAA